The genomic segment GTTCCTCTTGACGCTCACGAAGAGCATCATGAGGGTGACGGTGATCAGGTGCATGAAGAAGCCGCTCAGGTAGTGGCTCACCCAGTACACCCAGTCGCTCAGCCCCATCACCCGAAGCATCTCCTTCATGCCTACGACGCAGCAGCAAGCGGACGAGATGTCACCTTTGACTCGAAGCAGGAGATGTCATCATCAGTGATCTATTTTATGTATGCACAAACTCTTCTGCCAGAATTCTTCAAACCAATACGCTGCGTCAACGGAACCCTATCCTAAGCATTCATATTTAGGCTACCGTAACACCACGTCATCATTAATCCTCTCGGTGCTAATGCGGTGTTCACGTTGCCTTGGCGGATGGAGGGCTTGTAGTTTTCGTATTCCGCATTTTTACGAGTATCCCAGTTTATAGTCGGTGGAGCGTATGGTACGCGCCGCGCTCACCGGACGCCTTCTCGTCGCTGAGTCGAGCGACGAAGAAGGAGAAGGGGATGAGCATGCCGATGCAGAACCGGGTGAGCACCAGCGCGTAGTTCTTGGTGTCCTTGTATTCGAGGTAGCTCGGAAAAGGAAAGCGCTGCAGCGTCAGCTGCTCCACGGTGTGCTCGTAGCCGAAACGCTCAGCCTGCAACTCCAGGTGGCGCTGCTGCAGGGCCCCCATCACCGGCAGCATGGTGTTCATCTCGGGGAACCGTTCCTCGGCCACGGGTCCCTCGGGCTGTGATATGAGCCTCTGCTGATATAAGACCTGCTCGCAGCCAGCAGGCAAGTGAAAGGTTGTGCGAAGGATTGTTGGAAGTTTATCCCGTAAGGGCATACTTGCGCTGCGCATAACCTTAACACACACAGTTATTTGAAAGACAGCCACACGTACATCGCTACGGTACACCGTTTCAAAAATGAAACAGCTGTGAATGCTGTCCCCACACTCACTAAATAACTTTAGGGGATCAGCAGTGGTTGAACAAAGAATGTTGCGGCAGCCAAAGTTTCGAGAAAGGCTATTTGTCTTTGTCAGTTCCTTTGTCAAATCCTCTTGTAGTAATGTTGGCCGCAGCGACGTTCCTTGTTCGAACGCTTTTCATCACTTCAAATATCTACATTCTTGGCAACTTCTCTCTTGTTTGGATTCATAGCTATCCTACTACTCGCTATACAGCGTAACTTGCTTGGAAGGCGAGCGAATTTTGTGGACTCATTACTGGTAGCTTCCGCGCCTGCTAGGTCTCTCAAAGACGgtaccgagacggaggacgatgTCGATGGACTTCTATGTTGTGACGTCATAGGCACTACCGGTCGTTGTCGCTTTAATCGGGAAACACTTTTACTGCGTTGTAAACGCCTATCGAAATGTGTCGATGTATGGTAGTCAATTATCGCGGTATATTTAGCTCATGTCCAAAGCGTCGGTATATGCGATCGTGTTTCAACGTCTGTGCCACACCGAAGATACTCGTAAATTACGCGTTCCGCGCGGTCACCTTCCGCCGATACCTGAAACGGGACCCTGCAACGTGACACTCACTTCGTACCTCGTGAAGACTAGGTGATTTGTGAAGTCAGCGTAGCTAAGACGTATCAGTCTGTGAAATGGGTGACAGTGGTAAAGTCGCTTTTGCAATGCTTCGCACTGGTGACTTTGTACTGTTCCGCCACGGCCACGGCCAGCCACCCTGTTAAAGTTAAACGACTGACCTGCTGCTTTGGTCTAGCAGTACCCCGTGATCGGTTGCCGTTCCCCGGCGAAATTTTCGTCAGTTACCTATTTTCTTTTCTAGCATGTCGCATGACTTTCAGAATATTCAATTAAGCGTGAAAAATATCAGCTTGATATTGTGTTCTATGCCTttactacatttttattttcGCCTTCATTCTGTGTCTGTCAGGCGAAGACTTACTTTAGCAGGCAAGCTGCTCTTCTTGCCTTTTCGCCAGCCCCTTAAGAAACAGtaccctttctttttattttcaagaTAAAATTTCAGTTAGCGGGGAGTTCGGGCTCGTGTTTCCCATGTCTCAAGCATCCCGCCAAAAGCAGCCAAAATTGCTTAACTTAAGGATGCACCGCTCGTGATCCTTGCTCGTTCTTACCAATTACCGTTAAATGCCCGTCGATTCCGGTGATAACGCGCGCGGAGCGTCTCTCGGACCACCGACGAAGCGTGCATACTATACAGAATTAAAATAATATCGTTCCATTATTTCGGTCCAGCTGAAGGAGCCAGTATGTACCTACAAAGCAGCAGGGACGCTCCGGTCAAAAAGAGTACGAAAGCTCGAGGAGATATGTCGCGCAAACCGGATAGGACGTCGTGTATAAAGCACCGCGCAATGCTATACAGACGAGGCCGAAAAATCGCGCGCACAGCGCCTCGTCGTCGAGCGCAAGCAAGTGGCGACGTGGCGCCCTCCCACCTGCAGGTCGAACGGCAGGCGTCCGGCGTACATGCGCACGTGCAGGCTCACGGGCACCACCGTGTCGTTCGCGCCCACGTGGTTGGTGTAGAAGATGAGCACGCTGGTGGCCGGCAGCGTGCCGTTGGCGTAGTTGGCGTCTTCGCGGGCGCGCTCGATCAGCTGCTGCTCCGTCGGCACCTCGACCACCTTGCTCACGTGGAGCGTGGCGAAAGCCGAGCGCGTCAGCGCCGAGAGGTACTTGCTCTTCGGCGCGAAATACACCTGCGCGGGGCAAGCGGATGCGGTGGCACTCTTTGCACGAGTTCCGTTTGAGCCGCACGCGGTATCGCGCgaatattagagagctttagtttaggggacgcaagcggcttgcgtacgcaagaactaggggtgacggcactgcgcatgcgcagaccttgaCGTAGGAGTCCGCGCATGCGCATTACCgtgacgtaggggtctgcgcatgcgcagtaccgtggcccctagttgtGGCGTACCCAAGCCGCTTGCGTGCCCTAATCTGAAACTCTCTATTACGAGAAGGAACTTTCGCGCTGGTGTCCGCGGCAGCTGGAAGCATGGCATTTTTCAACCAGCATCGGCCACGAAGTGCATGCAGTGCATGAGTTTGGCCTAAACTTGGTATTTTATGACTTCGAACCGCTTTGTGATTGTAAGCTGATCCCTTGCGGGAAAATACGTTTTAAGTGGAACATGTTGCATTGACTTTGCATGTGTTACATAGACTAGGTGCCTCGCTGCGCATAGGAAAGTATTAAGTATTTGGAATTTTAGAAAGCGAAAAGCGTAATAGGTCAGTATGGTGCTGATATGGTCTGAAGTCACCAACAGGTATGTACTACGCGTAATTTCCATCACAATTTAACAACCACAGCGCCAGAATTCTCCCTGGTATAGTAATTTTGGAAGGAAAATGTATGCCCTTGTGTAACTGTATGGGCGAAGACTTACAGGGCAGTTTTAGCCAATGGCCTTTATAGAATAGGTAAAGGAATGAAAGAAGTATATTTCGTTATTCACAACGTACACTCGCCTTCTGGCTACAGAATTGTGTAGAGAATGCTCATTTCTTAAGACAAGGTACTTTGCACGTGCTTTCTCCGAGTCCACATGCGATTTTGCTACCAGAGTGCCGGGTCGGCTGTTTGCTTCAAACAGCGGTCCTGTGGTTCGGACCTTGCTCCCGTTTCGCTATCAAATAGCATCTATGCCGACGTAGCCACCGTGCAAAATGTCTTCGTAGTCAATTGCCAGTTCTGGGCCTGAGTTCAAGAGCAAAGAAATACACCCGGTCCAGCGCTGACATATATTGCTCTAGCATGTCAACACCAGCTACAGGGCTCACCGTCATAATTACACTGGTGACGTCGACGTCACATGCCATTGATGTGTGGATTCCGTGAGCGAGGGTTACCATCTCTGGCACACTCACTCAGCGCACTTCAGCAACAGCCACTGAACTAGCAGCACTGCGGGCAGCTTTTATAATCACATCATAGACCAGACAGCTGAGTCTTGGGCCATCTTCATTGACTCAAGAGTGGCCCGGCAGTCCCTGAAGCCGTCAGGCACATCGGTGGAAATCGTAATGGACATCAGATGTCTATGCAATAACTTCCTCACAATAACTGCGAACTGCATCCCAGCGTCGTGCTGCAGTGGTCACCAGCCCACTGTGGAATACAAGGCAACGTCCAGGCTGACCGCACTGCGACAGCTGGACATGACTTGGAGCGAAATGGTCCAGATACCTTTCTCGAGAAAAGGTGCGGCGACACTGGTATCAGCACACGCTTGGCGTCTCCAGCGCCTCCAGCGTTACGCTTTGGGCCACCTTCAGGCGCTTGTGAGACGGACTCCTAAATTCAAGTGTGCATGCTACCACCAGGTCATCTCGGAGGTTTGTTAGCGAATGCGCGGTTCGCCTTAGAACACGGGCTCCATTTTATTCACGAATTGAACTTACCCAGAGGATAACGACCGCTGTTGCCGCGAAACTTAAGTCATTACACGTCACCCGTTCTGATAACACCTTCGTGTTTTCGGAAGCAAAAGTGGCCGCAAAGCGCCGCCATATTTCTGTTTAATAGGCACGCCACACAACCTTTATGATCGGGCGATGTAACGCATCTGTCCTTGTCGAACGAGCGGCAATGCTGAACCACAGCATCATGATCGTCGACGGGCTGGTGGCAACAGTGTGTATTACAAGCGCGAGGCCGAACGGCGTCGATTTGGATATTACATTCGGTTAAACTTGTCTTTGATGCGATTGCAGTGAACGCACGGAGGACCCTTTGTCATGGCCGTCATACATTACTCCTACAATGCGGACATCCTAACTGTTTACAAACATCAGCAGTCGGTGTTCTGAGAGGGTGTCAGTTGCAGGGCTATAGACCATAAAAGGTAAGGGTGGGGAGGCGGGAAAGGGGGGGGGTGCTTTGCTGGACATATTCAAATGGCGATGCGTTAACG from the Dermacentor variabilis isolate Ectoservices chromosome 9, ASM5094787v1, whole genome shotgun sequence genome contains:
- the LOC142558098 gene encoding ATP-binding cassette sub-family A member 17-like, with product MRAVPLLWCRQLYIILWKNVYVKRISRHYLTTVLEVALMVTLLLGIQEDSVVREPMLRRGDTVFDPIKTDAFWNTQRDVAHIDTVYFAPKSKYLSALTRSAFATLHVSKVVEVPTEQQLIERAREDANYANGTLPATSVLIFYTNHVGANDTVVPVSLHVRMYAGRLPFDLQVLYQQRLISQPEGPVAEERFPEMNTMLPVMGALQQRHLELQAERFGYEHTVEQLTLQRFPFPSYLEYKDTKNYALVLTRFCIGMLIPFSFFVARLSDEKASGMKEMLRVMGLSDWVYWVSHYLSGFFMHLITVTLMMLFVSVKRNEEDRSFIQFSDPFLLFTILMCFCSNCQMHAILISMFFASSQYAIAGAMLYWTFSCVMPFLTLEQAGGQGYYYIQRKHKLWTSIFPGMSLHWSFRVLERFEKFGTTPPGAKRY